From the Paracoccaceae bacterium Fryx2 genome, one window contains:
- a CDS encoding glutathionylspermidine synthase family protein, giving the protein MQKVHLPERPDWRKQAADVGFTFADMHGEPYWDETSAYQFTLHQIEDDIEDPATELHAMCREAVATIVASEDLMTRLAIPPGHHDLVAASWQRGDPEIYGRFDLAYDGGGPAKLLEYNADTPTSLYESASFQWQWLEDQIGLGALAPDDDQFNGIHEALVERFRALFAPDTDLHFAAVAGNPEDYATVEAMAWAARAAGLGAHYTDLDKIGISEDGQFTDAEDRVIGILVKLYPWEDLLRDDFARHLKTAGCLFLEPAWKAVLSNKGLLPVLWQMFEGHPNLLPAFFESDVRDALAGHGPAAGGVAAAFDRAAPLLRQGHVVKPLFSREGASITIHENGRITETSPSNAYADHPKIVQAYHPLPVFDGFRPVIGAWIVGQTCAGIGIRDDRSRITQDLSRFKPHFIRD; this is encoded by the coding sequence ATGCAGAAAGTTCACCTTCCCGAACGCCCCGACTGGCGCAAGCAGGCGGCAGACGTGGGTTTCACATTCGCGGACATGCACGGCGAGCCCTATTGGGACGAAACCTCGGCCTATCAGTTCACGTTGCACCAGATCGAGGACGACATCGAAGACCCCGCGACCGAGCTGCACGCGATGTGCCGCGAGGCGGTGGCGACCATCGTCGCCAGCGAAGACCTGATGACCCGCCTTGCGATTCCGCCCGGGCATCACGATCTGGTCGCGGCAAGCTGGCAGCGCGGCGACCCCGAGATCTACGGGCGGTTCGATCTGGCCTATGACGGCGGCGGCCCGGCCAAGCTGCTGGAATACAACGCCGACACCCCGACCTCGCTTTACGAAAGCGCGTCGTTCCAGTGGCAGTGGCTGGAGGATCAGATCGGTCTGGGCGCGCTGGCCCCCGATGACGATCAGTTCAATGGCATCCACGAGGCCCTGGTGGAACGGTTCCGCGCGCTGTTCGCGCCCGACACCGACCTGCATTTTGCCGCCGTGGCCGGGAACCCCGAAGACTATGCCACTGTCGAGGCGATGGCCTGGGCCGCGCGCGCGGCCGGGCTTGGCGCGCATTACACCGACCTGGACAAGATCGGCATCAGCGAGGACGGCCAGTTCACCGACGCCGAAGACCGGGTGATCGGCATCCTCGTCAAGCTTTACCCGTGGGAAGACCTGCTGCGCGACGATTTCGCGCGCCACCTGAAAACCGCGGGCTGCCTGTTCCTTGAACCGGCCTGGAAGGCGGTGCTGTCGAACAAGGGGCTGCTGCCCGTGCTGTGGCAGATGTTCGAAGGCCACCCCAACCTGCTGCCTGCCTTTTTTGAAAGCGACGTGCGCGACGCCCTTGCGGGGCATGGCCCGGCGGCGGGGGGCGTTGCAGCCGCCTTCGACCGGGCGGCGCCGCTGCTGCGGCAGGGGCATGTGGTCAAGCCGCTGTTCTCGCGCGAGGGGGCCTCGATCACCATCCACGAGAACGGCCGCATCACCGAAACCTCGCCCAGCAACGCCTATGCCGACCACCCGAAGATCGTGCAGGCCTATCACCCCCTGCCGGTGTTCGACGGTTTCCGCCCGGTGATCGGCGCCTGGATCGTCGGGCAGACCTGCGCGGGCATCGGCATCCGCGACGACCGCTCGCGCATCACGCAGGACCTGTCGCGCTTCAAACCCCATTTCATCCGAGACTGA
- a CDS encoding DUF1428 domain-containing protein yields MSYYTGSIAAVPTANRQEYIDHLSAVWPLLRSCGASRMVETSGVDVPRGKVTDFYRAVDAKDAETIVFSWIAWPDKATADAAWEKLQRDPAMQAAPALPFDGARMIHGGFSPVFAQGTDDGAGYFQGFALAVPEGNKGAYATMAAEGWQMFHKRGALGMIEGWGVDVPRGKQTDFYRATGALDGETPVFSWIAWPDRTTCDAAALAMQADFGDMDMSAMPFDGKRVMWAGFEPIFDPKAA; encoded by the coding sequence ATGTCCTATTACACCGGTTCGATCGCGGCGGTTCCGACCGCAAACAGGCAGGAATACATCGACCACCTGTCGGCCGTCTGGCCGCTGTTGCGGTCCTGCGGTGCGTCGCGCATGGTCGAGACCTCGGGCGTGGACGTGCCGCGGGGCAAGGTGACCGATTTCTATCGCGCCGTGGATGCGAAGGATGCGGAAACCATCGTCTTTTCGTGGATCGCCTGGCCTGACAAGGCGACCGCCGACGCCGCCTGGGAAAAGCTGCAGCGCGACCCGGCGATGCAAGCGGCGCCGGCGCTGCCCTTCGACGGGGCACGGATGATCCATGGCGGGTTCTCGCCGGTCTTCGCGCAGGGCACCGACGACGGCGCGGGGTATTTTCAGGGGTTCGCGCTGGCTGTGCCCGAAGGAAACAAGGGTGCCTATGCCACCATGGCCGCCGAGGGATGGCAGATGTTCCACAAGCGCGGCGCGCTCGGGATGATCGAGGGCTGGGGCGTGGACGTGCCGCGGGGCAAGCAGACCGACTTCTACCGCGCCACCGGGGCGCTGGACGGCGAAACCCCGGTTTTCAGCTGGATCGCCTGGCCGGACCGGACCACCTGCGACGCGGCCGCCCTGGCGATGCAGGCCGACTTCGGCGACATGGACATGTCGGCCATGCCGTTCGACGGAAAGCGGGTGATGTGGGCGGGGTTCGAGCCGATCTTCGACCCCAAGGCCGCGTGA
- a CDS encoding helix-turn-helix domain-containing protein, whose translation MKDKGRSPRIRYDEGCLAAHALNLIGDRWALLVVRELMFTPKRFQMIRAGLPGITASVLNGRLTQLQLAAVVGHDERLGIYALTDAGRGLLPVLESLCRWALTVPGHDPVRHISPSALMISMGVTLVRGRALGGDRVAGFDFGSEAFEMQVRGRRVETAAVLRPQAPFVLSGSGNALARAVYGPAPLSFLAAQGVVRAEGDLAAAQAFLDLFALAAQPDPLA comes from the coding sequence ATGAAAGACAAAGGCAGATCCCCGCGCATTCGCTATGACGAAGGTTGCCTGGCGGCACATGCGCTGAACCTGATCGGTGACCGCTGGGCGCTGCTGGTGGTGCGCGAACTGATGTTCACACCAAAGCGGTTCCAGATGATCCGCGCCGGTCTGCCCGGCATCACGGCCAGCGTGCTGAACGGGCGGCTGACGCAGTTGCAGCTTGCGGCGGTCGTCGGGCATGACGAAAGGCTTGGCATCTATGCGCTGACCGATGCCGGGCGGGGGCTGCTGCCGGTGCTGGAATCCCTGTGCCGCTGGGCCTTGACGGTGCCGGGGCACGACCCCGTCCGGCACATCAGCCCTTCGGCGCTGATGATCTCGATGGGCGTGACCCTGGTGCGCGGCCGTGCCCTGGGGGGCGACCGGGTGGCAGGCTTCGATTTCGGCAGCGAGGCCTTCGAGATGCAGGTGCGGGGGCGGCGGGTGGAAACCGCGGCCGTCCTGCGCCCGCAGGCGCCCTTTGTCCTGTCGGGCAGCGGCAACGCGCTGGCGAGGGCGGTTTACGGCCCCGCGCCCCTGTCGTTTCTGGCCGCACAGGGGGTCGTCCGGGCCGAGGGCGACCTGGCCGCCGCGCAGGCGTTTCTCGACCTGTTCGCTCTGGCGGCGCAGCCGGACCCCTTGGCCTGA